Proteins encoded within one genomic window of Haematobia irritans isolate KBUSLIRL chromosome 5, ASM5000362v1, whole genome shotgun sequence:
- the lig gene encoding ubiquitin-associated protein-like lingerer isoform X4 — protein sequence MSTQIRNSGSSRNQKKSNSGTGGGGGDSVSQASHKKADNSKTEKEKSHPKPTAEQLRIAQITNSNMSEDPQMREKVATLIEMTQRSEEEVCCALYECDNNLENAVLFLLETLPVGAFETSSKKKKNKAANAAQDSNAGGGDGDWADGNANTDKREKSRNRNSSNRGGRAGSDSRGWRGREARENERNSRGGGGDRDDRANDNYRGGPRAVGGGDSRRGVGGGRGGGYVGRGGRGGGRLGGGRGAGGRGDRSGGGYSSRYNNTNDDHQEVELWDNTIAQIAEKRQQQSQDDSWGDWDNEEYVGSLKDSKVFTPSNLQNQTAASVLSSGLAGSNAAVSGNTNSTGMTSDLSSQQGLDHHHLGTSVIGSSSMQTPSQGSHLNSIVGNNTVNTGLDDNTTSNLSSVAATPIMQYSAAVSSTQPQSSVGGTSSLSSGGTSISGGNLGSSQYGSAVDSFSNAATAAANLVQQVQQQHLEQQMKSSTTLSVEQSQYFNSLTSQNTAGQSVVGNVQQQQPMAGYAQNPNSVQYPTSYANVFGTGTNSSGSSTAISTDPTSQIQSGQQPQVRRARAKLPPPSKIPSSAVEMPGDSLNNIGYIDVQFGGLDFNTDESFENLSEKFNTSVTLDGQQSQQQAQQKSLVQSPQDVNASAYDQNKTVAQQQQSLSSGLPNSHLVTDTLTAGGYSQRNTSQQQQQAQQISGVTGSGTQSSGTNALDQLTKNDPYQQSTTAATAYQSSYQSANVSNKGVTNAYQPSVASQGYSNSAYGNVQSSVANSYQPQAYGSYQQNSMASYQQQQQSASQVAQSASNVPGGSTSVGGVANSTQNIPSVGGNSSSNSATANTNSSYLSSAYGSQPAYQSSQSVYGSTGLSNSTGYTGSTNTSSSQYSNFSTSAKLKDPTSTSSNTSHYESVSSSNAISNSSGTSVNSVSSAVNSNIAVTNSMISSTLGALTSNSNVNNPSSLANNNANSSSSNSSVANNAASNVVSQSVSGGSGVGGVGGSGVNSSSNSSNVNSNSAATASGVSGGVSTSSAVAASSGGVASAVNKTGSVAGSSGAPTGGSGGGAGSGMVPNIQMQGYYDLNYTTPTSLGAGRDNLGSVAYSTMTDGRFARTDNNSSPVSNVSSTMSQQAGSSGPMLNVPYAYFYGGNVMPGSFQYGTPAIYPQIPAANTASGGQFPKPSYNTGYGSTNYDALSQASQDYTNKTYPSSVNQPTKSQNVTNPPQAGTASDITSSMYGKGHVALNKVNSYEKQNFHSGTPPPFNMANTQTAGGTSAQPYGMYLPTMPAAGHHMIHPQIHQMDGRIHNSSRRDSNSTGQRQPTSSQSKSATKQGYSPSYWTGQN from the exons ATGAGCACACAAATCCGTAATAGCGGCAGTAGTCGcaaccaaaaaaaatcaaattctggCACTGGAGGAGGTGGCGGGGACTCAGTTTCACAGGCTTCACATAAGAAAGCAGATAATTCAAAGACAGAAAAGGAAAAATCTCACCCAAAG CCAACAGCAGAACAGTTACGCATTGCTCAGATAACCAACAGTAATATGTCAGAAGATCCACAAATGCGCGAAAAGGTTGCCACACTCATAGAGATGACACAGAGATCTGAGGAAGAGGTCTGCTGTGCTCTATATGAATGTGACAACAATTTGGAGAATGCAGTGCTGTTTCTATTAGAAACACTTCCAGTG ggAGCATTTGAGACATCTTCAAAGAAGAAAAAGAACAAAGCCGCAAATGCTGCACAGGATAGTAATGCAGGTGGTGGAGACGGTGATTGGGCCGATGGTAATGCTAATACGGACAAACGTGAAAAATCACGTAACCGAAATAGTAGCAATCGTGGTGGTCGCGCTGGTTCGGACAGTCGAGGAT gGCGTGGCAGAGAGGCCCGTGAAAATGAGCGCAATTCCAGAGGTGGTGGTGGCGACCGAGATGATCGTGCCAATGATAACTATCGCGGTGGTCCCCGTGCTGTGGGAGGGGGTGATAGTCGCCGCGGTGTTGGAGGAGGACGTGGTGGCGGTTATGTTGGCCGTGGGGGCAGAGGTGGTGGTCGCCTGGGTGGCGGTAGAGGAGCTGGCGGTCGTGGTGATCGCAGCGGTGGTGGTTATAGTTCACGCTACAATAATACCAACGACGATCATCAAGAAGTTGAGCTGTGGGACAACACTATAGCTCAAATTGCAGAGAAACGGCAACAACAAAGTCAAGATGACTCTTGGGGTGATTGGGATAATGAAGAGTACGTCGGCTCCCTAAAGGACAGTAAGGTGTTCACACCGAGTAACCTGCAGAATCAGACGGCAGCCAGTGTTTTAAGCAGTGGTCTGGCCGGAAGTAATGCCGCTGTAAGTGGCAACACAAATTCAACGGGAATGACAAGTGACTTATCATCCCAACAAGGATTGGACCATCATCACCTTGGAACGTCAGTAATTGGTAGCAGTTCTATGCAAACACCATCACAGGGATCTCACTTAAACTCCATAGTGGGTAATAATACCGTCAACACCGGCCTTGATGATAATACTACAAGCAATTTATCATCAGTCGCCGCAACGCCGATCATGCAATACAGCGCCGCTGTAAGTAGTACTCAACCACAGTCGTCTGTTGGTGGCACAAGCTCATTATCTAGTGGTGGTACCAGTATAAGTGGGGGAAATTTGGGTAGTTCACAGTACGGCAGTGCCGTTGATAGTTTCTCGAATGCAGCAACTGCAGCTGCCAATTTAGTGCAGCAGGTACAACAGCAACATCTCGAACAACAGATGAAATCGTCGACAACGTTGTCGGTGGAACAATCGCAGTATTTCAATTCATTGACATCGCAAAATACGGCCGGTCAATCAGTAGTGGGTAATGTCCAGCAACAGCAGCCAATGGCTGGCTATGCTCAAAATCCAAACAGTGTGCAATACCCAACGTCATATGCCAATGTCTTTGGCACGGGAACAAATAGTAGTGGATCATCTACGGCGATATCAACAGATCCCACGTCACAAATTCAAAGTGGTCAACAACCACAAGTACGGCGGGCACGTGCTAAACTTCCTCCCCCCTCCAAG ATTCCTTCAAGTGCTGTTGAAATGCCTGGCGACTCCTTGAACAACATCGGTTATATCGATGTACAATTTGGAGGTTTGGACTTCAACACAGATGAATCATTTGAAAATTTGTCGGAAAAATTCAACACCTCAGTAACTTTGGATGGCCAACAAAGTCAACAGCAGGCGCAGCAAAAATCATTGGTGCAATCTCCACAGGATGTCAATGCTTCTGCGTACGATCAAAACAAGACTGTAGCACAGCAGCAACAATCGTTATCATCGGGATTGCCTAATTCACATTTGGTG ACCGATACACTAACGGCTGGGGGTTATAGTCAGAGAAACACTtcgcaacaacagcagcaggcaCAACAAATTAGTGGTGTAACTGGATCGGGTACACAAAGCTCTGGTACCAATGCTCTGGACCAATTAACTAAAAATGACCCGTATCAGCAAAGCACTACTGCAGCCACAGCTTATCAAAGTTCTTACCAAAGCGCCAATGTTTCCAACAAAGGTGTTACAAATGCTTACCAACCATCTGTAGCTTCTCAGGGTTACAGCAATTCAGCATATGGGAACGTGCAG tcATCGGTGGCCAATTCATATCAACCTCAAGCATATGGATCGTACCAACAAAACTCTATGGCTTcataccaacaacaacaacagtcaGCGTCACAGGTTGCACAGAGTGCCTCGAATGTCCCAGGAGGATCAACAAGTGTTGGTGGTGTGGCTAATTCAACACAAAACATTCCTTCAGTTGGTGGTAACAGTAGCAGTAATAGTGCAAC GGCAAACACAAATTCCAGTTATTTATCATCAGCCTATGGATCACAACCAGCCTATCAGTCTAGCCAAAGTGTTTATGGCTCAACTGGGTTGTCCAACAGTACCGG GTACACGGGCAGTACGAATACATCATCGTCTCAGTATAGTAACTTTAGTACTAGTGCAAAATTAAAGGATCCCACCTCGACATCTTCAAATACATCTCATTACGAAAG TGTTTCGTCTAGCAATGCCATTAGCAATAGTAGTGGTACATCTGTAAATTCCGTGTCAAGTGCTGTCAATTCCAACATTGCTGTGACAAATAGTATGATCTCCTCAACTTTAGGTGCATTAACAAGCAATTCAAACGTTAATAATCCTTCTTCCCTAGCTAACAACAATGCCAACAGCAGCAGTTCGAATAGCAGTGTTGCAAATAATGCCGCATCGAATGTGGTCTCGCAGTCTGTTAGTGGCGGCAGTGGTGTTGGCGGAGTTGGTGGAAGTGGTGTTAACAGCAGTAGCAATAGCAGCAATGTGAATAGTAATAGTGCTGCGACTGCTTCAGGTGTCAgtggtggtgttagtacatcatCAGCTGTAGCTGCTTCATCCGGTGGTGTAGCATCGGCGGTGAATAAGACTGGTAGTGTAGCGGGTAGTAGTGGTGCGCCCACAGGTGGTAGTGGCGGCGGAGCTGGTAGTGGAATGGTGCCCAACATCCAAATG CAAGGTTATTATGACTTGAACTACACAACACCTACAAGTTTGGGAGCTGGTCGTGATAACTTAGGTTCCGTTGCCTATTCAACAATGACTGATGGTCGTTTTGCCAGAACTGACAATAATTCCAGTCCTGTTAGTAAT GTTTCAAGTACAATGTCACAACAAGCTGGTTCTAGTGGACCCATGCTTAATGTTCCTTACGCATATTTCTATGGCGGCAATGTTATGCCTGGTAGTTTTCAGTATGGCACCCCAGCCATTTATCCG cAAATTCCTGCTGCCAACACAGCTTCAGGAGGACAATTCCCTAAACCTTCATATAATACAGGCTATGGTTCAACCAACTATGATGCACTTTCTCAAGCTTCACAAGACTATACCAACAAAACATACCCCTCAAGTGTGAATCAACCCACAAAGtcccaaaatgtaacaaatccTCCACAAGCTGGTACAGCTTCGGACATAACTTCTTCAATGTATGGAAAAGGGCATGTGGCACTTAATAAGGTCAAT tccTATGAAAAGCAGAATTTCCATTCGGGCACACCTCCTCCCTTTAATATGGCAAATACACAGACTGCTGGTGGGACTTCAGCACAACCATACGGCATGTATTTACCCACAATGCCCGCTGCTGGTCACCACATGATACATCCCCAGATTCACCAg ATGGACGGCAGGATTCACAATTCATCCCGCCGG GATTCAAACAGCACTGGTCAACGTCAACCCACAAGTAGCCAATCGAAGTCGGCTACAAAACAAGGATATTCACCATCCTATTGGACTGGTCAGAATTAA
- the lig gene encoding ubiquitin-associated protein-like lingerer isoform X2 codes for MSTQIRNSGSSRNQKKSNSGTGGGGGDSVSQASHKKADNSKTEKEKSHPKPTAEQLRIAQITNSNMSEDPQMREKVATLIEMTQRSEEEVCCALYECDNNLENAVLFLLETLPVGAFETSSKKKKNKAANAAQDSNAGGGDGDWADGNANTDKREKSRNRNSSNRGGRAGSDSRGWRGREARENERNSRGGGGDRDDRANDNYRGGPRAVGGGDSRRGVGGGRGGGYVGRGGRGGGRLGGGRGAGGRGDRSGGGYSSRYNNTNDDHQEVELWDNTIAQIAEKRQQQSQDDSWGDWDNEEYVGSLKDSKVFTPSNLQNQTAASVLSSGLAGSNAAVSGNTNSTGMTSDLSSQQGLDHHHLGTSVIGSSSMQTPSQGSHLNSIVGNNTVNTGLDDNTTSNLSSVAATPIMQYSAAVSSTQPQSSVGGTSSLSSGGTSISGGNLGSSQYGSAVDSFSNAATAAANLVQQVQQQHLEQQMKSSTTLSVEQSQYFNSLTSQNTAGQSVVGNVQQQQPMAGYAQNPNSVQYPTSYANVFGTGTNSSGSSTAISTDPTSQIQSGQQPQVRRARAKLPPPSKIPSSAVEMPGDSLNNIGYIDVQFGGLDFNTDESFENLSEKFNTSVTLDGQQSQQQAQQKSLVQSPQDVNASAYDQNKTVAQQQQSLSSGLPNSHLVTDTLTAGGYSQRNTSQQQQQAQQISGVTGSGTQSSGTNALDQLTKNDPYQQSTTAATAYQSSYQSANVSNKGVTNAYQPSVASQGYSNSAYGNVQSSVANSYQPQAYGSYQQNSMASYQQQQQSASQVAQSASNVPGGSTSVGGVANSTQNIPSVGGNSSSNSATANTNSSYLSSAYGSQPAYQSSQSVYGSTGLSNSTGYTGSTNTSSSQYSNFSTSAKLKDPTSTSSNTSHYESVSSSNAISNSSGTSVNSVSSAVNSNIAVTNSMISSTLGALTSNSNVNNPSSLANNNANSSSSNSSVANNAASNVVSQSVSGGSGVGGVGGSGVNSSSNSSNVNSNSAATASGVSGGVSTSSAVAASSGGVASAVNKTGSVAGSSGAPTGGSGGGAGSGMVPNIQMVSQYIQTSLPYYQQPVYSYEDLQMMQQRVPHVQGYYDLNYTTPTSLGAGRDNLGSVAYSTMTDGRFARTDNNSSPVSNVSSTMSQQAGSSGPMLNVPYAYFYGGNVMPGSFQYGTPAIYPQIPAANTASGGQFPKPSYNTGYGSTNYDALSQASQDYTNKTYPSSVNQPTKSQNVTNPPQAGTASDITSSMYGKGHVALNKVNSYEKQNFHSGTPPPFNMANTQTAGGTSAQPYGMYLPTMPAAGHHMIHPQIHQDSNSTGQRQPTSSQSKSATKQGYSPSYWTGQN; via the exons ATGAGCACACAAATCCGTAATAGCGGCAGTAGTCGcaaccaaaaaaaatcaaattctggCACTGGAGGAGGTGGCGGGGACTCAGTTTCACAGGCTTCACATAAGAAAGCAGATAATTCAAAGACAGAAAAGGAAAAATCTCACCCAAAG CCAACAGCAGAACAGTTACGCATTGCTCAGATAACCAACAGTAATATGTCAGAAGATCCACAAATGCGCGAAAAGGTTGCCACACTCATAGAGATGACACAGAGATCTGAGGAAGAGGTCTGCTGTGCTCTATATGAATGTGACAACAATTTGGAGAATGCAGTGCTGTTTCTATTAGAAACACTTCCAGTG ggAGCATTTGAGACATCTTCAAAGAAGAAAAAGAACAAAGCCGCAAATGCTGCACAGGATAGTAATGCAGGTGGTGGAGACGGTGATTGGGCCGATGGTAATGCTAATACGGACAAACGTGAAAAATCACGTAACCGAAATAGTAGCAATCGTGGTGGTCGCGCTGGTTCGGACAGTCGAGGAT gGCGTGGCAGAGAGGCCCGTGAAAATGAGCGCAATTCCAGAGGTGGTGGTGGCGACCGAGATGATCGTGCCAATGATAACTATCGCGGTGGTCCCCGTGCTGTGGGAGGGGGTGATAGTCGCCGCGGTGTTGGAGGAGGACGTGGTGGCGGTTATGTTGGCCGTGGGGGCAGAGGTGGTGGTCGCCTGGGTGGCGGTAGAGGAGCTGGCGGTCGTGGTGATCGCAGCGGTGGTGGTTATAGTTCACGCTACAATAATACCAACGACGATCATCAAGAAGTTGAGCTGTGGGACAACACTATAGCTCAAATTGCAGAGAAACGGCAACAACAAAGTCAAGATGACTCTTGGGGTGATTGGGATAATGAAGAGTACGTCGGCTCCCTAAAGGACAGTAAGGTGTTCACACCGAGTAACCTGCAGAATCAGACGGCAGCCAGTGTTTTAAGCAGTGGTCTGGCCGGAAGTAATGCCGCTGTAAGTGGCAACACAAATTCAACGGGAATGACAAGTGACTTATCATCCCAACAAGGATTGGACCATCATCACCTTGGAACGTCAGTAATTGGTAGCAGTTCTATGCAAACACCATCACAGGGATCTCACTTAAACTCCATAGTGGGTAATAATACCGTCAACACCGGCCTTGATGATAATACTACAAGCAATTTATCATCAGTCGCCGCAACGCCGATCATGCAATACAGCGCCGCTGTAAGTAGTACTCAACCACAGTCGTCTGTTGGTGGCACAAGCTCATTATCTAGTGGTGGTACCAGTATAAGTGGGGGAAATTTGGGTAGTTCACAGTACGGCAGTGCCGTTGATAGTTTCTCGAATGCAGCAACTGCAGCTGCCAATTTAGTGCAGCAGGTACAACAGCAACATCTCGAACAACAGATGAAATCGTCGACAACGTTGTCGGTGGAACAATCGCAGTATTTCAATTCATTGACATCGCAAAATACGGCCGGTCAATCAGTAGTGGGTAATGTCCAGCAACAGCAGCCAATGGCTGGCTATGCTCAAAATCCAAACAGTGTGCAATACCCAACGTCATATGCCAATGTCTTTGGCACGGGAACAAATAGTAGTGGATCATCTACGGCGATATCAACAGATCCCACGTCACAAATTCAAAGTGGTCAACAACCACAAGTACGGCGGGCACGTGCTAAACTTCCTCCCCCCTCCAAG ATTCCTTCAAGTGCTGTTGAAATGCCTGGCGACTCCTTGAACAACATCGGTTATATCGATGTACAATTTGGAGGTTTGGACTTCAACACAGATGAATCATTTGAAAATTTGTCGGAAAAATTCAACACCTCAGTAACTTTGGATGGCCAACAAAGTCAACAGCAGGCGCAGCAAAAATCATTGGTGCAATCTCCACAGGATGTCAATGCTTCTGCGTACGATCAAAACAAGACTGTAGCACAGCAGCAACAATCGTTATCATCGGGATTGCCTAATTCACATTTGGTG ACCGATACACTAACGGCTGGGGGTTATAGTCAGAGAAACACTtcgcaacaacagcagcaggcaCAACAAATTAGTGGTGTAACTGGATCGGGTACACAAAGCTCTGGTACCAATGCTCTGGACCAATTAACTAAAAATGACCCGTATCAGCAAAGCACTACTGCAGCCACAGCTTATCAAAGTTCTTACCAAAGCGCCAATGTTTCCAACAAAGGTGTTACAAATGCTTACCAACCATCTGTAGCTTCTCAGGGTTACAGCAATTCAGCATATGGGAACGTGCAG tcATCGGTGGCCAATTCATATCAACCTCAAGCATATGGATCGTACCAACAAAACTCTATGGCTTcataccaacaacaacaacagtcaGCGTCACAGGTTGCACAGAGTGCCTCGAATGTCCCAGGAGGATCAACAAGTGTTGGTGGTGTGGCTAATTCAACACAAAACATTCCTTCAGTTGGTGGTAACAGTAGCAGTAATAGTGCAAC GGCAAACACAAATTCCAGTTATTTATCATCAGCCTATGGATCACAACCAGCCTATCAGTCTAGCCAAAGTGTTTATGGCTCAACTGGGTTGTCCAACAGTACCGG GTACACGGGCAGTACGAATACATCATCGTCTCAGTATAGTAACTTTAGTACTAGTGCAAAATTAAAGGATCCCACCTCGACATCTTCAAATACATCTCATTACGAAAG TGTTTCGTCTAGCAATGCCATTAGCAATAGTAGTGGTACATCTGTAAATTCCGTGTCAAGTGCTGTCAATTCCAACATTGCTGTGACAAATAGTATGATCTCCTCAACTTTAGGTGCATTAACAAGCAATTCAAACGTTAATAATCCTTCTTCCCTAGCTAACAACAATGCCAACAGCAGCAGTTCGAATAGCAGTGTTGCAAATAATGCCGCATCGAATGTGGTCTCGCAGTCTGTTAGTGGCGGCAGTGGTGTTGGCGGAGTTGGTGGAAGTGGTGTTAACAGCAGTAGCAATAGCAGCAATGTGAATAGTAATAGTGCTGCGACTGCTTCAGGTGTCAgtggtggtgttagtacatcatCAGCTGTAGCTGCTTCATCCGGTGGTGTAGCATCGGCGGTGAATAAGACTGGTAGTGTAGCGGGTAGTAGTGGTGCGCCCACAGGTGGTAGTGGCGGCGGAGCTGGTAGTGGAATGGTGCCCAACATCCAAATGGTTAGTCAATATATTCAGACTTCATTGCCATACTATCAGCAACCAGTTTATTCTTACGAGGATTTACAAATGATGCAACAGCGAGTGCCACACGTG CAAGGTTATTATGACTTGAACTACACAACACCTACAAGTTTGGGAGCTGGTCGTGATAACTTAGGTTCCGTTGCCTATTCAACAATGACTGATGGTCGTTTTGCCAGAACTGACAATAATTCCAGTCCTGTTAGTAAT GTTTCAAGTACAATGTCACAACAAGCTGGTTCTAGTGGACCCATGCTTAATGTTCCTTACGCATATTTCTATGGCGGCAATGTTATGCCTGGTAGTTTTCAGTATGGCACCCCAGCCATTTATCCG cAAATTCCTGCTGCCAACACAGCTTCAGGAGGACAATTCCCTAAACCTTCATATAATACAGGCTATGGTTCAACCAACTATGATGCACTTTCTCAAGCTTCACAAGACTATACCAACAAAACATACCCCTCAAGTGTGAATCAACCCACAAAGtcccaaaatgtaacaaatccTCCACAAGCTGGTACAGCTTCGGACATAACTTCTTCAATGTATGGAAAAGGGCATGTGGCACTTAATAAGGTCAAT tccTATGAAAAGCAGAATTTCCATTCGGGCACACCTCCTCCCTTTAATATGGCAAATACACAGACTGCTGGTGGGACTTCAGCACAACCATACGGCATGTATTTACCCACAATGCCCGCTGCTGGTCACCACATGATACATCCCCAGATTCACCAg GATTCAAACAGCACTGGTCAACGTCAACCCACAAGTAGCCAATCGAAGTCGGCTACAAAACAAGGATATTCACCATCCTATTGGACTGGTCAGAATTAA